CAAAATGGCGTAGTAAAATGGTTCAATGCAGAAAAAGGTTATGGTTTCATTCAAGTTGAAGGCGGTAATGATGTGTTTGTTCATTACTCTGCTATTCAAGGAGAGGGGTTCAAAACTCTAGAAGAAGGTCAATCTGTTACTTTCGAAATCGTTGAAGGTGAGCGTGGACCTCAAGCAGCTAACGTCGAAAAACAATAATTGTAAACTTAAAGATGATGGTTTTACTATCATCTTTTTTTCTTTATCTATATACTATTGCATGAGTGCTATTTTACTCTTATAATAGGAAATTGTGTATGACTACACTCGCGGTTCGAGAACTCCCGCGTTATCAAAACTAGGAGGTA
This Bacillaceae bacterium S4-13-56 DNA region includes the following protein-coding sequences:
- a CDS encoding cold-shock protein; amino-acid sequence: MQNGVVKWFNAEKGYGFIQVEGGNDVFVHYSAIQGEGFKTLEEGQSVTFEIVEGERGPQAANVEKQ